One region of Acidovorax sp. T1 genomic DNA includes:
- a CDS encoding conjugative transfer ATPase has product MRWKLPWPKLAASDGGNDEQPDGWQRHVEALRQAGIAEPGATVQGRRPATVADEQAMYDVAQSFAELLPWVEFLPPSKSMLLEDGQSVAAFYELVPLGTEGREPGWLAHARDALENALQDSFDELDENPWVLQLYAQDEPSFDQYMQTLRDYVQPRARSTAFTEFYLRFFGHHLRAVAKPGGLFEDTVVTRLRWRGQTRRVRMVVYRRAAGQANRRGQTPEQMLNIVCDRLCGGLANAGIQARRMVAADVHDWLLRWFNPRPTMLGPGAEERERFYALARYPDEVEEGEIELASGRDFSQRLFFGQPRSDAEHGTWYFDGMPHRVLVTDRLRMPPGTGHLTGETRKGDAINTLFDQMPEDTTMCLTMVATPQDILESHLNHLAKKAVGETLASEQTLKDVQEARSLIGSAHKLYRGTLAFYLRGRDEAELDRRGLDLANVMLNAGLQPVREDDEVAPLNSYLRWLPCCYNPAQDRRNWFTQLMFAQHVANLSPAWGRSQGTGHPGNTFFNRGGGPITFDPLNRLDRQMNAHLFLFGPTGSGKSATLNNLLNQVTAIYRPRLFIVEAGNSFGLFSDFAKRLGLTVNRVKLAPGSGISLAPFADARRLIETPGNVQTLDADALDEELPADSSVMEEDEQRDVLGELEITARLMITGGEDKEEARMTRADRSLIRQCILDAAEHCVAEKRTVLTRDVRNALRTRGQDPTLPEMRRVRLLEMADAMDMFCQGTDGEMFDRDGTPWPEADITLVDLATYAREGYNAQLSIAYISLISTVNNIAERDQYLGRPIINVTDEGHIITKNPLLAPYVVKITKMWRKLGAWFWLATQNIDDLPRAAEPMLNMIEWWICLSMPPDEVEKIARFRELSPAQKALMLSARKEAGKFTEGVILSKSMEVLFRAVPPSLYLALAQTEPEEKAERYQLMQHYGCTELEAAFKVAEKIDQARGIESPALELS; this is encoded by the coding sequence ATGCGCTGGAAACTCCCCTGGCCGAAGCTGGCTGCATCCGATGGTGGCAATGACGAGCAGCCGGACGGCTGGCAGCGCCACGTCGAGGCGTTGCGCCAGGCCGGCATTGCCGAACCCGGAGCGACGGTCCAGGGCCGCAGGCCGGCGACCGTGGCGGACGAGCAGGCGATGTACGACGTTGCGCAGTCATTCGCGGAGCTGCTGCCGTGGGTGGAGTTCCTGCCGCCGTCGAAGTCCATGCTGCTGGAGGACGGGCAATCGGTCGCGGCCTTCTACGAACTGGTCCCGCTAGGCACCGAAGGTCGGGAGCCGGGCTGGCTCGCTCATGCCCGCGATGCGCTCGAAAACGCGCTCCAGGACTCGTTCGATGAGCTGGATGAGAACCCGTGGGTGCTCCAGCTCTATGCACAGGACGAGCCCAGCTTCGACCAGTACATGCAGACGCTACGCGACTACGTGCAGCCGCGCGCCCGCAGCACGGCCTTCACCGAGTTCTACCTCCGCTTCTTTGGCCACCACCTGCGCGCGGTGGCCAAGCCCGGCGGACTGTTCGAGGATACGGTGGTCACGCGGTTGCGCTGGCGCGGCCAGACGCGGCGCGTGCGCATGGTGGTCTATCGCCGGGCCGCCGGGCAGGCGAACCGCCGCGGCCAGACACCCGAGCAAATGCTGAACATCGTCTGCGATCGCCTCTGCGGCGGCTTGGCGAACGCCGGCATCCAGGCCCGGCGCATGGTCGCGGCCGATGTTCACGACTGGCTGCTGCGTTGGTTCAACCCACGCCCCACGATGCTCGGGCCCGGCGCAGAGGAGCGAGAGCGCTTCTATGCGCTGGCCCGCTATCCCGACGAGGTGGAGGAAGGTGAAATCGAGCTGGCGAGTGGTCGGGACTTCAGTCAACGGCTATTCTTCGGTCAGCCTCGCTCCGATGCCGAGCACGGCACCTGGTACTTCGACGGTATGCCGCATCGCGTACTGGTCACCGACCGGCTACGCATGCCGCCCGGTACGGGGCACCTGACCGGCGAAACCCGCAAGGGGGACGCTATCAACACGCTTTTCGATCAGATGCCCGAAGACACTACGATGTGTCTGACCATGGTGGCGACGCCCCAGGACATCCTCGAATCGCACCTGAATCACCTGGCGAAGAAGGCTGTCGGCGAAACACTGGCATCGGAACAAACGCTCAAGGATGTGCAGGAGGCACGCTCGCTCATCGGCAGCGCGCACAAGCTCTACCGCGGCACGCTGGCCTTCTATCTGCGCGGACGCGATGAAGCCGAACTTGACAGGCGCGGTCTGGACCTCGCCAACGTGATGCTCAACGCGGGGTTGCAGCCTGTGCGCGAGGACGATGAAGTCGCGCCGCTCAACAGCTACCTGCGCTGGCTACCGTGCTGCTACAACCCTGCGCAAGATCGACGGAACTGGTTCACCCAACTGATGTTCGCCCAGCATGTGGCGAATCTCTCGCCGGCGTGGGGTCGCAGCCAGGGTACGGGTCATCCGGGCAACACGTTCTTCAACCGCGGCGGCGGGCCGATCACGTTTGATCCACTGAACCGCTTGGACAGGCAGATGAACGCCCATCTGTTCCTGTTCGGCCCCACCGGCTCGGGCAAGAGCGCAACGCTCAACAACCTCTTGAACCAGGTCACGGCCATCTACCGGCCGCGGCTGTTCATCGTGGAGGCCGGCAACAGCTTCGGCTTGTTCAGCGACTTCGCAAAGCGCCTGGGTCTGACCGTGAACCGGGTCAAGCTGGCTCCTGGCTCGGGCATCAGCCTAGCGCCGTTCGCCGACGCTCGCCGGCTGATCGAAACGCCCGGCAACGTGCAGACGCTGGATGCCGATGCACTGGATGAAGAATTGCCAGCCGATTCCTCGGTCATGGAGGAGGACGAGCAGCGCGACGTGCTGGGTGAACTGGAGATCACGGCACGGCTGATGATCACAGGCGGCGAGGACAAGGAAGAAGCCCGGATGACGCGGGCCGATCGCTCGCTGATCCGCCAGTGCATCCTCGATGCCGCCGAGCACTGCGTGGCCGAGAAACGCACGGTGCTCACGCGCGACGTGCGCAACGCGCTGCGCACGCGCGGCCAGGACCCGACGCTGCCCGAGATGCGGCGCGTGCGGCTGCTGGAGATGGCGGACGCGATGGACATGTTCTGCCAAGGCACGGACGGCGAGATGTTCGATCGCGATGGCACGCCGTGGCCCGAGGCCGACATCACGCTGGTGGATCTCGCGACCTATGCCCGGGAGGGCTACAACGCGCAGCTCTCCATCGCCTACATCAGCCTGATCAGCACGGTGAACAACATCGCCGAGCGCGACCAGTACCTGGGCCGTCCGATCATCAATGTGACCGACGAAGGCCACATCATCACGAAGAACCCGCTGCTTGCGCCCTACGTTGTAAAAATTACAAAAATGTGGCGCAAGCTAGGGGCCTGGTTCTGGCTGGCTACACAAAATATCGACGATCTGCCGCGTGCCGCGGAGCCCATGCTCAACATGATTGAGTGGTGGATCTGCCTGTCGATGCCGCCCGATGAGGTCGAGAAGATTGCACGCTTCCGCGAACTCTCGCCCGCGCAGAAAGCGCTGATGCTCTCGGCGCGCAAAGAAGCGGGCAAGTTCACCGAGGGCGTCATCCTTTCCAAGAGCATGGAAGTGCTGTTCCGCGCCGTGCCGCCCAGCCTGTACTTGGCGTTGGCGCAGACCGAACCCGAAGAGAAGGCCGAGCGCTACCAGCTCATGCAGCACTACGGCTGCACCGAACTGGAAGCGGCCTTCAAGGTGGCCGAGAAGATCGACCAGGCGCGCGGCATCGAGTCGCCGGCCTTGGAACTGTCGTAA
- a CDS encoding DsbA family protein → MEQKRPSIPMQVQAFRRRNGRPRWPWALAAVLVALLLIWLVSRSPGESPPQPPTPVSMAPVAGPPWLMGNPKGRFTLTLYADLECPFCREYFPQLKRWIGNNTDVALQWHHQPLAEHEPAASAEARLVECAAEAGGHVAFWQAIEWVYAHTRSDGQGLPDGLRYPESTPAVEQCMASERPSAAIRAQAAEATKSGVTATPSLRLLDRQTGQAILLQGPIEGDALLSAMDMLAADGPTSTPTSEMPADVVGDMPR, encoded by the coding sequence ATGGAACAGAAACGTCCTTCCATTCCGATGCAGGTCCAGGCGTTCCGCCGCCGCAACGGGCGACCCCGCTGGCCTTGGGCATTGGCTGCTGTGCTGGTCGCGCTGCTGCTGATCTGGCTTGTGTCGAGGTCGCCCGGCGAATCCCCGCCGCAGCCGCCCACGCCGGTCAGCATGGCACCGGTGGCCGGGCCGCCCTGGCTAATGGGCAACCCCAAAGGCCGTTTCACGCTGACGCTCTATGCCGACCTGGAGTGCCCGTTCTGCCGGGAATATTTCCCGCAGCTCAAGCGGTGGATCGGCAACAACACCGACGTGGCGCTGCAATGGCACCACCAGCCGCTGGCCGAGCACGAGCCGGCCGCGTCAGCCGAGGCACGCCTAGTGGAATGCGCTGCCGAAGCAGGTGGGCATGTCGCGTTCTGGCAGGCGATCGAATGGGTCTATGCCCACACGCGCAGCGACGGCCAGGGCTTGCCCGATGGCTTGCGCTACCCCGAATCGACGCCAGCCGTCGAGCAGTGCATGGCAAGCGAAAGGCCCAGTGCGGCTATCCGCGCCCAGGCTGCGGAAGCCACCAAGAGCGGCGTAACCGCCACGCCGTCGCTGCGCCTGCTCGATCGCCAAACGGGCCAGGCCATCCTGCTGCAGGGGCCGATCGAGGGCGATGCCTTGCTGTCAGCCATGGACATGCTGGCGGCTGACGGTCCGACCAGCACACCCACATCCGAAATGCCTGCCGACGTCGTCGGCGACATGCCCAGGTAG
- the radC gene encoding RadC family protein, with product MSFAINDSCVESLSAVAAQHEDWIIQQAIVLLEKRIFKAGPCLSRPAAVRDYLRVKLVAEPNEIFAAVFLDSMHQVLAYEPLFRGTINSTSVYPRVVVQRVLELNAAAVIFAHQHPSGISEPSSADRVLTQQLQAALALIDVRVLDHIIVGQGSPFSFAESGLL from the coding sequence ATGTCTTTCGCCATCAATGACTCCTGTGTGGAGTCGCTTTCCGCCGTAGCTGCCCAACACGAAGACTGGATCATCCAGCAGGCCATCGTGCTGCTGGAAAAACGGATCTTCAAAGCTGGACCATGCCTCAGCCGGCCGGCCGCCGTGCGGGACTATCTGCGCGTGAAACTGGTCGCTGAACCCAACGAGATATTTGCCGCTGTGTTCCTGGATAGCATGCACCAGGTGCTGGCCTACGAGCCATTGTTCAGGGGCACGATCAACTCGACTTCTGTTTATCCACGTGTCGTCGTACAGCGTGTGCTGGAGTTGAACGCCGCCGCGGTGATCTTCGCGCACCAGCACCCCTCGGGCATCTCCGAGCCGTCGAGCGCGGATCGTGTGCTGACCCAGCAACTGCAGGCCGCGCTGGCGCTCATCGATGTACGGGTACTGGATCACATCATCGTAGGCCAAGGTTCCCCGTTCTCCTTTGCGGAGTCAGGCCTGCTGTAA
- a CDS encoding TIGR03757 family integrating conjugative element protein, translating to MPASFSTFASGWRTLGLVVALPASLAVFSPVTFAADVLVVTDSHHPVKTMGGERLIVLDEARRIEAELSAELPAAPEQAAATVKRRLNQGGADLQRRIASAYQGVTDAWSLGITSIPAVVVDQRYVVYGEPDVARAVARIEQRRRTQP from the coding sequence ATGCCGGCATCCTTTTCCACGTTCGCGTCGGGCTGGCGAACCCTTGGTCTCGTCGTGGCGCTGCCGGCGTCCCTGGCCGTGTTCAGCCCCGTCACCTTCGCAGCCGACGTACTGGTCGTCACCGACAGCCACCACCCGGTCAAGACCATGGGCGGCGAGCGGCTGATCGTGCTAGACGAAGCCCGCCGGATTGAAGCGGAGCTTTCTGCGGAACTGCCCGCCGCCCCCGAACAGGCGGCGGCCACCGTCAAGCGTCGGCTGAACCAAGGCGGCGCCGACCTACAGCGCCGCATCGCTTCCGCATACCAGGGCGTCACCGACGCATGGAGCCTGGGCATCACCAGCATCCCGGCTGTCGTGGTGGATCAGCGCTACGTGGTCTATGGCGAGCCGGATGTGGCCCGCGCTGTCGCGCGCATCGAGCAGCGTCGGAGGACCCAGCCATGA
- a CDS encoding TIGR03756 family integrating conjugative element protein, with translation MTRPFDLMRRMRAGVASLMLLSATGSYALNTTAIVASVASPDCLEYRVVGICYWLYCTWGGCTVRTSVKVRHYIPDAVVSSYSNTGENPWVEVRAMSTANPSAQAGGDGTTNEDHENNLAKFKNAEVIGHPGVEVFNQFVSSSGYFCEGAGTAFMPYLLSTLDTLAWRYNVPEMAYPEALIPGMREVGARTTMSLWGNVYPRGGFLHQTDDHKSGAVVAQRAGDIVTRRGQLHVYQPLLANARDGYWPAGALMEGDASTGKWQELTPVLSSSCTVFPRTGFLTQAQQGDYAWALWRPYACCERRGQVFLGSVDFL, from the coding sequence ATGACGCGACCATTCGACCTGATGCGCCGCATGCGGGCCGGCGTGGCTTCCTTGATGCTGCTCAGCGCCACGGGTAGCTACGCCTTGAACACCACCGCCATCGTTGCCTCGGTGGCCTCGCCCGATTGCTTGGAGTACCGGGTGGTGGGTATCTGCTACTGGCTCTACTGCACCTGGGGAGGATGCACGGTGCGCACCTCTGTCAAGGTGCGCCACTACATCCCCGATGCGGTCGTCTCCAGCTACAGCAACACGGGCGAGAACCCGTGGGTTGAAGTCCGGGCGATGAGTACGGCCAATCCGTCCGCCCAAGCGGGCGGCGATGGAACGACGAACGAGGATCACGAAAACAATCTCGCGAAATTCAAGAACGCCGAGGTGATCGGCCATCCCGGCGTCGAGGTGTTCAACCAGTTTGTTTCGTCCTCGGGCTACTTCTGCGAGGGCGCGGGAACGGCATTCATGCCGTATCTGCTCAGCACCTTGGACACGCTTGCCTGGCGCTACAACGTGCCCGAGATGGCCTACCCGGAGGCATTGATTCCCGGCATGCGCGAGGTCGGCGCACGCACCACGATGAGCCTTTGGGGCAACGTGTATCCCCGCGGCGGCTTCCTGCACCAGACCGACGACCACAAATCGGGGGCCGTGGTGGCCCAGCGTGCGGGAGATATCGTCACTCGCCGGGGGCAGTTGCACGTGTACCAGCCGCTGCTTGCCAACGCCCGCGATGGCTACTGGCCCGCCGGCGCGCTGATGGAGGGTGATGCCTCGACTGGCAAGTGGCAGGAACTCACGCCCGTCCTGTCCTCGTCCTGCACGGTTTTCCCACGCACCGGCTTCCTGACCCAGGCCCAGCAAGGCGACTACGCCTGGGCGCTGTGGCGGCCGTATGCCTGCTGCGAACGCCGTGGACAGGTGTTCCTTGGCAGCGTTGATTTCCTTTGA
- a CDS encoding integrating conjugative element protein yields MKRSDSMQFSPPARGKMICLAITGALVLASGVAWGQLGYQTSGNVIGDDVMYSIGGGSAVSMGRAAGMRSLGVGVGWNSNLICGDMSIQTTLKNQLNGVTNGFQQIMSSVIQSATSAVASLPALIIQRADPGLYNLLTNGVLQARLDFDRSKLTCRAMAEKMAETAGGQLGWSQMAEGLALRDAVSSTDAVSAIEQAETRRGNDGVPWVGGSNAGGSGQPAIKVVGDVTRAGYNLVNGRGVTDTSAIAPASCTSLSCQTWTTPQAAIEWATRVLGEKEQRTCDACTKTETVPGVGLTPLIQEEYDAKLQALQDLVSKAKNTTPENLREAGSASLPITRGVVEALRDEPDQHLLSQRLASEVALASVLEKALLLQRTLLTGKKEPNVAANQLAVEAVNHESDTLDREIRNLKTELELRRELANNSPMAIIQRHGTRAAGSRGIYEGDPVPDRLDQLQKGNPGGRP; encoded by the coding sequence ATGAAGCGTTCCGACTCTATGCAGTTCTCCCCACCGGCTCGTGGCAAGATGATCTGTTTGGCGATTACCGGCGCGTTGGTTCTGGCAAGCGGCGTGGCCTGGGGCCAACTAGGCTACCAGACCAGCGGCAACGTCATCGGCGATGACGTCATGTACTCCATCGGCGGCGGCAGCGCCGTTTCGATGGGCCGCGCAGCCGGCATGCGCTCGCTCGGCGTGGGTGTCGGCTGGAACAGCAATCTGATCTGCGGCGACATGAGCATTCAGACCACGTTGAAGAATCAACTCAACGGTGTCACCAATGGCTTTCAGCAGATCATGTCCTCGGTGATCCAGAGTGCTACGAGTGCTGTGGCGTCCCTGCCGGCGTTGATCATCCAGCGTGCAGATCCAGGCCTCTACAACCTGCTCACCAACGGCGTTCTGCAAGCGCGGCTGGATTTCGACCGCTCGAAGCTGACGTGCCGCGCCATGGCCGAAAAGATGGCCGAAACGGCTGGCGGCCAACTCGGCTGGAGCCAGATGGCAGAGGGGTTGGCACTGCGTGACGCTGTTTCGAGCACGGATGCCGTCTCGGCCATCGAGCAGGCCGAGACGCGCCGTGGCAACGATGGCGTGCCCTGGGTCGGGGGAAGCAATGCCGGCGGCTCCGGTCAGCCCGCGATCAAGGTGGTCGGTGACGTCACCCGCGCGGGCTACAACCTGGTCAATGGCCGCGGGGTGACCGACACGTCGGCAATCGCTCCGGCCAGTTGCACGAGCCTGTCGTGCCAAACCTGGACCACGCCGCAGGCGGCCATCGAGTGGGCAACACGGGTGCTCGGCGAGAAGGAGCAGCGCACCTGCGACGCCTGCACCAAGACGGAGACGGTGCCCGGCGTCGGGCTGACGCCCCTGATCCAGGAGGAGTACGACGCCAAGCTGCAGGCGCTCCAGGACCTGGTCTCCAAGGCGAAGAACACGACGCCCGAAAACCTGCGGGAGGCCGGCAGCGCGTCGCTGCCCATCACGCGCGGCGTGGTCGAGGCACTGCGCGACGAACCGGACCAGCACCTGCTGTCGCAGCGCCTGGCGTCCGAGGTTGCGCTGGCGTCGGTGCTGGAGAAGGCGCTACTGCTGCAACGCACGCTGCTGACCGGCAAGAAGGAGCCCAACGTGGCGGCCAACCAGCTCGCCGTGGAGGCGGTGAACCACGAGAGCGACACGCTCGATCGCGAGATTCGCAACCTCAAGACCGAGCTGGAGCTGCGCCGGGAGCTGGCGAACAACTCGCCCATGGCGATCATCCAGCGCCACGGCACGCGCGCGGCGGGCTCGCGTGGCATCTACGAAGGCGATCCGGTGCCTGACCGCCTCGATCAGTTGCAGAAGGGCAATCCGGGAGGCCGGCCATGA